The following coding sequences lie in one Apium graveolens cultivar Ventura chromosome 3, ASM990537v1, whole genome shotgun sequence genomic window:
- the LOC141713895 gene encoding ubiquitin-like-specific protease 1C encodes MSRSEKIDVEKYVSPDMDDDEPTIRAIMKSLQVGAHVHSDVLYFYVRFLKRLWAKTNKPFSEIPNVITRKVEVPQQGNTFDCAFFVLHMIKLFCEQAPISFKMENLNMFTENWFDPKDASALREDIWPIMCEELESHFGRPISRKLHDEIQNSPPLM; translated from the exons ATGTCAAGGTCTGAAAAAATAGATGTGGAGAAGTATGTGTCCCCTGATATGGATGATGATGAACCAACAATACGAGCTATCATGAAAAGTTTGCAAGTTGGTGCTCATGTTCATTCAGACGTGTTATATTTTTACGTGAG GTTTCTGAAAAGATTATGGGCAAAGACGAATAAACCGTTTTCAGAAATACCAAATGTCATCACAAGAAAAGTTGAG GTTCCGCAACAAGGAAATACATTTGATTGTGCTTTTTTTGTGTTACATATGATCAAGCTCTTTTGTGAACAAGCACCGATAAGTTTTAAAATGGAAAATTTGAATATG TTTACCGAGAACTGGTTTGACCCAAAAGATGCATCTGCATTGAGGGAAGACATTTGGCCTATAATGTGTGAAGAGTTGGAGA GTCATTTTGGAAGGCCTATATCGAGGAAGCTGCATGATGAGATTCAGAATTCACCTCCTCTTATGTAG